The genomic region ACGAGCTGCCCAGCGTCCCGGAGGCCAGCTGGGTGCGGGCGAGGGCGACCAGGCCGTGGCCGAGCGCGGTACCCACGGCGAGGCCGAGCACCGAGGCCCCGACGCCGAGGGCGAGGGCCTCCAGGCGGATGGAGCGCAGCAGCTGGCGTCGGGTGACGCCCACGCAGCGCAGCAGCGCGAGGTCGCGGGTGCGCTGGGCGAACAGGATCGAGAAGGTGTTGGCGATGACCAGCACCGAGACGAACAGCGCGATCGCGGCGAAGACCAGCAGCAGCATCGCGACCACGTCGACGTCGCGGGTCACCTGGGCCTGCCGCTCCTGGACGAACTGCGCGGTGGGGCGCACCACAGCGCCGGTGCCGCGGGCGGCCTCGGCGGCGCCGGGCCCGGCGTAGGCCACGCTGTCGACGTAGAAGGTCGAGGACCAGCGCTGCAGCTGCGACCACGGCAGGTAGAGCGCGGCCCTGTCCGAGGCGGCCGGGGTGTCGACCATGCCGACGACGGTGGCCTCGAGCGCCCGGCTGCCGGAGCCGATGCGGATCGGGTCGCCCACGGTGAGCCCGGCGGTCTTGGCGCCGTTCACGTCGGCCACGGTCTCACCCGGGCCCTGCGGCCAGCGTCCCTCGCGCAGCTCCTGCCAGCGCAGGGCCGCGACGTCGGCGAGGGGCGCGACGGTGGCGCGCTGGTCGAGCACCGCGTCTGCGGAGGTGACCGGCAAGGTGACGTCGCCGATGATCACGGCGTCGTCGCCGACCGACTCGGCGCGGCGCACGATGGTGGCGGCCTGGTCGGTGCCGAGGTCCGAGACCACCGAGTCGGCGCCGGTGTAGGGGAGCCCGACCCCGGCGACCAGGCCCTCCTTGGCGGCCGAGGACAGCGCGGCGGTCACGACGACGAACGAGACGCCGATGACGACGGCGACCACCGCCGCGACGTAGCGCCGCGCGTGGCTGCGCAGCGAGGCCAGGAGCACGGTCCTCATCGCTCGCCCCGCAGCGTCGCGACCAGCGCGTCGGGCGTGGGGTCGAGGAGGTGCGCACGGACCGCGCCGTCGGCGAGCACCACCACGTCGTCGGCGTACGCCGCCGCGTCGAGCTCGTGGGTGACCATCACGACCGTCTGGCCGAGCTCGCGCACCGAGTGGCGCAGCAGGTCGAGGACCTCGGCGGAGGTCTCGCTGTCCAGGTTGCCGGTCGGCTCGTCGGCGAAGACCACCGCGGGCCCGGTGATCAGGGCGCGGGCGATCGCGACGCGCTGCTGCTGGCCGCCGGAGAGCTCGCTGGGCCGGTGGCTCAGGCGATCGGTGAGCCCGAGGATCTCCACGAGGCGGGTGAAGCGCTCGGGGTCGGCTTGGCGTCCGGCGAGCTCGAGGGGGAGGCGGATGTTCTGCTCGGCGGTGAGCATCGGCAGCAGGTTGAAGGCCTGGAACACGAAGCCCAGCTGCTCGCGGCGAAACGTCGTCAGCTGGTCGTCGGTGAGCCGCTCCAGCGAGCGCCCGGCGACGGTGACCGTGCCCGAGGTCGGCTGGTCGAGGCCCGCCAGGCAGTGCATCAGGGTGGACTTCCCGGACCCGGACGGGCCCATGATCGCGGTGAAGCGGCCGCGGGGGAGGTCCAGGTCGACCCCGCGCAGGGCGGAGACGAGGGTGTCGCCGCGGCCGTAGGTGCGGGTCAGGGCGCGGGCGCTGGCGGCCACGCTGGTGGAGGTGTCGAGCATCTGGGTCATGGCCCCGAGTCTTCGCGTCCGCGGGCCTGCGGTCGTCAGGCCGCGGTGTGGTCCGTCGTACGACCTGGGGATGACAGCGGTGCTCGGCTGTCAGCCCGTGGCAGGGCAGCACCGCTGTCCTCCACAGCCGCCGCGCCGGCCGGTTGCCGGTCGCCACCGGGGCGCCGAGGGTGACGGCGTGGACCCGTTCGCCGACCTCCTGCACCACCAGCACGGCGTGCTGAGCCGCGCGCAGGCGCTGCGTGGGGGGCTGCAGGAGCACGACCTGCGCCGCCGGATCAGGCGCCGCGAGTGGGCGGTGGTCCATCCGGGGGTGTACGTCGAGCACACCGGTCCCTTGACGACTCACCAGCAGCACTGGGCGGCAGTCCTCGCCATGGCACCCGCCGCGCTGTCGCACGCCTCCGCCCTCGCGGTGGCCGCCGGCACCGCGCCCCCGGCAGTGATCCACGTGATGGTGGACCGCGACCGGGTGGTGGCCGCGCCGCGCGGCGTGGTTCGGCACCGGGTGGCCGACTTCGAGGGCAAGGTGCTGACCAGTTCCTCCCCGCCGCGCCAACGGCTCGAGGAGGCGGTGCTCGACGTGGCCGCGGAGTCGGTGCGCGACCTGGATGCCGTGGCGGTGCTGTGCGAGGTCGTCGGCACCCGTCGTACGACGCCGGCGCGGGTGCGGACCGCGCTCGACGCACGGAGTCGCCTCGCGCGGCGTGCGCTCCTGGAACAGGTCCTCGACGATCTCGAGGCGGGGGCCTGCTCGGCGCTGGAGCAGGGCTACCTGCAACGGGTCGAGCGAGCCCACGGGCTGCCCGCCGCCGGGCGCCAGGTGCGGGCGTCGGGACGCGGCCGCGTCTACCGCGACGTGGAGTACCGGCCGTGGGGCCTGGTGGTGGAGCTCGACGGCCGGGCGTTCCACACGAGCGTGCGCGACCGGGCGCGCGACCTCGACCGGGACCTCGCCGCCGCCGTGACCGGCCGGGACACGGTGCGGCTCGGCTGGGGTCAGGTGTACGCCGGGTCCTGCGCGACGGCCACCGCGATCGGCACGCTGCTGCGGCGGCGTGGCTGGCCGGGGGAGCCGACCGCGTGCGCCGACTGCGGCCGCTGAGGAGGGAGACAGCGGTGCGCAGCTGTCAGCCGGTGACTGGGGAGCACCGCCGTCAGCCGACCAGCCCGGCGTCGTAGGTCAGCACCACGAGCTGCACCCGGTCGCGCGAGCCGGTCTTGGCCAGCAGCCGGCTCACGTGGGTCTTGACCGTGGCCTCGGCGACCACGAGCTCGGCGGCGATCTCGGTGTTGGACAGCCCGCGCCCGACGAGCACCAGCACCTCGCGCTCCCGCTCGGTGAGGGCGGCCAGGCGGGGGTCGGGGGCGGAGCTGCTCGCCGCGGGGTCGGGCAGGGCCGCGGCGAAGTGCTCCAGCAGGCGGCGGGTGGTGCTGGGCGCGACCACGGCGTCGCCGGCGTGCACCGAGCGGATCGCGTTGAGCAGGTCGGGAGGGGTGGCGTCCTTGAGCAGGAAGGCGGCGGCGCCGGCCTTGATCGCGGCGAAGGCGTACTCGTCGAGGTCGAAGGTGGTCAGCACGATCACCCGCGGCGCCCCCGGCCGGGCGGCGAGCGCGCGGGTCGCCTCGACGCCGTCGAGGCGGGGCATCCGCACGTCCATGAGCACGACGTCGGCGCGGGTCGCGGCCAGCCGCTCGAGCGCCTCGCGGCCGTCGCCGGCCTCGC from Nocardioides sp. dk884 harbors:
- a CDS encoding response regulator; the protein is MKDPIRVFLVDDQQMVRAGFAMLVGSQPDMEVVGEAGDGREALERLAATRADVVLMDVRMPRLDGVEATRALAARPGAPRVIVLTTFDLDEYAFAAIKAGAAAFLLKDATPPDLLNAIRSVHAGDAVVAPSTTRRLLEHFAAALPDPAASSSAPDPRLAALTEREREVLVLVGRGLSNTEIAAELVVAEATVKTHVSRLLAKTGSRDRVQLVVLTYDAGLVG
- a CDS encoding ABC transporter ATP-binding protein, which translates into the protein MTQMLDTSTSVAASARALTRTYGRGDTLVSALRGVDLDLPRGRFTAIMGPSGSGKSTLMHCLAGLDQPTSGTVTVAGRSLERLTDDQLTTFRREQLGFVFQAFNLLPMLTAEQNIRLPLELAGRQADPERFTRLVEILGLTDRLSHRPSELSGGQQQRVAIARALITGPAVVFADEPTGNLDSETSAEVLDLLRHSVRELGQTVVMVTHELDAAAYADDVVVLADGAVRAHLLDPTPDALVATLRGER